Proteins encoded together in one Musa acuminata AAA Group cultivar baxijiao chromosome BXJ3-6, Cavendish_Baxijiao_AAA, whole genome shotgun sequence window:
- the LOC135640383 gene encoding transcription factor bHLH35-like, with protein sequence MNDMETEYNLYGKIKGFIDANELESWGLEEVMSGGYCESSFPEAATSLAATRNISMERSRRRKLNEKLYALRSVVPNITKLDKASIIKDAIEYIQQLQEQERTVLAELSQLESLREKKASLGELEFDDLHFLQRKKKRIALGSPISSSIEVVELRVREMDEKTMMVSITCTKKRHTMIKVCELFESLDLKFITANITSVSGSILHTLLVETQEMNGAQLKEKITTAISELHGSRNPISSIE encoded by the exons ATGAATGACATGGAGACCGAGTATAACCTGTACGGGAAGATCAAAGGGTTCATCGACGCAAATGAACTCGAGAG TTGGGGGCTTGAGGAGGTCATGTCGGGTGGCTACTGTGAGTCAAGCTTCCCTGAAGCTGCCACATCCTTGGCAGCCACGAGGAACATTTCCATGGAGAGGAGCCGGAGAAGGAAGCTCAACGAGAAGCTGTACGCTCTCCGTAGCGTCGTCCCCAACATCACCAAG CTCGATAAGGCTTCGATCATCAAAGACGCCATCGAGTACATTCAGCAGCTTCAGGAGCAAGAGAGGACGGTGCTGGCAGAGTTATCTCAGCTCGAGTCACTTAGAGAGAAGAAAGCATCACTTGGTGAGCTTGAGTTCGATGATCTACATTTCCTGCAgcgaaagaagaagagaattgCTCTTGGTTCGCCGATCTCTTCGTCCATTGAAGTAGTGGaa CTCAGGGTGCGTGAAATGGATGAGAAGACAATGATGGTCAGCATCACTTGCACCAAGAAGAGGCACACCATGATCAAGGTCTGTGAGCTTTTTGAATCCCTTGACCTCAAATTCATCACGGCCAACATCACCAGTGTCTCTGGAAGCATATTGCACACACTGTTAGTTGAG ACTCAAGAAATGAACGGCGCTCAGCTGAAGGAAAAGATTACGACTGCAATTTCAGAACTTCATGGCTCAAGGAACCCCATAAGTTCTATCGAGTAA